From one Caldithrix abyssi DSM 13497 genomic stretch:
- a CDS encoding P-loop ATPase, Sll1717 family: protein MKKSPKNIFFAYESGHPENKDAIHKAVKEFNAHQKKYRAKTWEDLTISGKVINKTIFDQIEKCDIFACDLTYLNHNVLFELGYAIGKGKKLLIFLNKNIHNAVEQYRSFKILSNIGYVHFENHKGILRELQNKVNVYNVLISQLVNLNQIKKNTHDIFYISSKSNTQAALELSDYLKSLSYKIITDDTSEVEYQTLIWYLTSLFKSNHIIIHLLPISYINSNYTNSESSFFAGLGLGLGKKTILVAQKPFKAPIDYSDILIEYDDAIDCLIKIEDWIKTHVEPFKITGKIKKLDIHKEEKKLNLIKLGIGCEIAEEEKNELLNYFIEIEAYRKSLEKTISIFVGQKGTGKSAVFIKLCDDLSKYNKNFNIIIKPDSDELLDNVELSNLYNNERSKKSFLFTVWAYVVYAKLIELIFSKIKNKNKPYYSPSKEEKAIIEFRNKYKDELHLNFYGAILKLSKIIGDDSLINNPSLLNHIYDYFITEAKNIIREYFKNEKYFSVNILADNLDKTWDFKNDLSLQSDMILSLFEFSSKLVKDIKAKNESEIKVNITIFLRKDIFDFILKNSREPDKLTVRAYEISWEKNEKILRKLIEKRFEYNLNLKSKEEIEKVWIDYFDFGNNRHPYDTIRKIIVSRPRDAIFFMSKLFESAVNEDHSKVNKKDLDYAIDAYSNFLQKNIVAEMKAEFPRIDELFNKLFLEYINEKIEFERFKQLVLSLNYTKEKFEKLIEILFKKKFIVCLVDGEKGIINNLSTLNYKLSEKKYLFFPKNKIFVIPNPQEYLLKQWKKIE from the coding sequence ATGAAAAAATCTCCAAAAAATATTTTTTTTGCATATGAAAGTGGACATCCTGAAAATAAGGACGCGATTCATAAAGCAGTAAAAGAGTTTAACGCTCATCAAAAGAAATACAGAGCTAAGACATGGGAAGACCTTACTATTTCTGGAAAGGTTATTAACAAGACAATATTTGATCAGATAGAAAAATGTGATATTTTTGCTTGTGATTTAACATATCTTAATCATAATGTACTTTTTGAACTTGGTTATGCGATTGGAAAAGGAAAAAAGTTATTAATATTTTTGAATAAAAATATACATAATGCTGTTGAACAATATCGAAGTTTTAAGATCTTAAGTAATATCGGATATGTCCATTTTGAAAACCATAAAGGTATTTTACGAGAACTACAAAATAAAGTAAATGTATATAATGTATTAATTTCTCAATTGGTAAATTTAAATCAAATTAAAAAGAATACTCATGATATTTTTTATATTTCTTCTAAAAGTAATACTCAAGCAGCCTTAGAGTTGTCAGATTATTTAAAATCGTTATCCTACAAAATAATAACTGATGATACCAGCGAAGTAGAATATCAAACACTTATTTGGTATTTAACTAGCTTATTCAAGTCAAATCATATAATAATTCATCTTTTGCCAATTTCTTATATTAATAGTAATTATACAAATAGTGAATCTTCCTTTTTTGCAGGACTAGGACTTGGTTTAGGAAAGAAAACAATTCTAGTAGCTCAAAAGCCTTTTAAAGCTCCTATAGATTATTCTGATATTCTTATAGAATATGATGATGCAATAGATTGTTTAATTAAAATTGAAGATTGGATTAAAACTCATGTAGAACCTTTTAAAATTACTGGAAAAATAAAAAAACTTGATATACATAAGGAAGAAAAAAAACTAAATTTGATAAAATTAGGTATTGGTTGTGAAATCGCAGAAGAAGAAAAAAATGAATTACTTAATTATTTTATCGAAATAGAGGCTTATAGAAAATCTTTAGAGAAGACAATATCAATTTTTGTTGGACAAAAAGGAACTGGTAAATCGGCTGTTTTTATTAAATTATGTGATGATTTATCAAAGTATAATAAAAATTTTAACATTATTATTAAGCCAGATTCAGATGAGCTATTAGATAACGTAGAGCTTTCAAATTTATATAACAATGAAAGGTCCAAAAAATCATTTTTATTTACAGTTTGGGCATATGTAGTATATGCTAAACTAATAGAACTAATTTTTTCAAAAATAAAAAATAAAAACAAACCATATTATTCTCCTTCTAAAGAAGAAAAGGCAATAATAGAATTTAGAAATAAATATAAAGATGAACTCCATCTAAATTTTTATGGCGCAATTTTAAAATTAAGCAAAATTATTGGTGACGATAGTTTAATAAATAATCCTTCGTTGTTAAATCATATTTATGATTATTTTATAACAGAAGCTAAGAATATAATCAGAGAATATTTTAAAAATGAAAAATATTTTTCTGTAAACATATTGGCCGATAATTTGGATAAAACTTGGGATTTTAAAAATGATCTTTCACTCCAATCTGATATGATTTTAAGTCTTTTTGAATTTAGTAGTAAATTAGTAAAAGATATAAAAGCAAAAAATGAGTCAGAGATAAAAGTTAATATTACAATTTTCCTCAGGAAAGATATTTTTGATTTTATTCTAAAAAACTCACGTGAACCTGATAAATTAACAGTTAGAGCATACGAAATTAGTTGGGAAAAAAATGAAAAGATTTTACGCAAGTTGATAGAAAAGAGATTTGAATATAATTTAAATCTTAAATCTAAAGAAGAAATTGAAAAAGTTTGGATTGATTATTTTGACTTTGGTAATAATAGACATCCATATGATACAATAAGAAAGATAATTGTATCTAGACCACGTGATGCAATATTTTTTATGTCAAAATTATTTGAGTCCGCTGTTAATGAAGACCATTCAAAAGTTAATAAAAAGGATTTAGATTATGCCATTGATGCGTATTCTAATTTTTTACAAAAAAATATTGTAGCTGAAATGAAAGCTGAATTTCCAAGAATAGATGAACTTTTTAATAAATTATTTTTAGAATATATCAATGAAAAAATAGAATTTGAAAGATTTAAACAGTTGGTTCTGTCTCTAAATTATACAAAAGAGAAATTTGAAAAACTAATAGAAA